The following are from one region of the Priestia filamentosa genome:
- a CDS encoding HesB/IscA family protein: protein MKDVVIITEAASHQIKDMMKEHGEEGSYLRVGVKGGGCSGLSYGMGFEEAPTEADEQLEQHGIKVIVAKEDAAILNGTIIDFKESMLGGGFTIENPNAIASCGCGSSFRTATNTGTPEEC, encoded by the coding sequence ATGAAAGACGTTGTAATCATTACCGAAGCAGCAAGTCATCAAATTAAAGATATGATGAAAGAGCATGGTGAAGAAGGCTCTTACTTGCGCGTTGGTGTAAAAGGCGGAGGTTGTAGCGGTTTGTCTTATGGAATGGGGTTTGAAGAAGCTCCAACAGAAGCAGATGAACAGCTAGAGCAACATGGAATTAAAGTGATTGTCGCAAAAGAAGATGCAGCTATCTTAAACGGCACAATAATAGATTTTAAAGAGTCCATGCTTGGTGGAGGATTTACGATTGAAAATCCAAATGCTATTGCTTCATGTGGCTGTGGTTCTTCATTCCGTACGGCAACAAATACGGGAACGCCTGAAGAATGCTAA
- a CDS encoding NifU family protein: METVEMKGQVQEVLDKLRPFLLRDGGDCELVDVEDGIVKLRLLGACGSCPSSTITLKAGIERALLEEVPGVVEVEQVF, encoded by the coding sequence ATGGAAACTGTAGAAATGAAAGGCCAAGTACAAGAGGTTCTTGATAAACTTCGTCCGTTTTTACTACGTGACGGTGGAGACTGTGAGCTTGTTGATGTAGAAGATGGTATTGTAAAACTTCGTCTTCTTGGAGCTTGTGGAAGCTGCCCAAGTTCGACAATCACTTTAAAAGCTGGTATCGAGCGTGCACTTCTTGAGGAAGTACCTGGCGTTGTAGAAGTTGAACAAGTATTTTAA
- the dapF gene encoding diaminopimelate epimerase: MKKFNFTKMHALGNNYIYIDMFKEQIEEERLASLAVSVSDIHKGIGSDGMILICPSEVAPVKMRIFNNDGSEGRNCGNGLRCVAKYAYENGIVESEQFAIETLSGIVQAYVHIDRGIVEEVTINMGKPRLSREQIPMKGESAESIVNEKATFAGQEYNITAVSMGNPHVIFYIDHIEKAPLTTLGPIVEKDERFPEGVNVEFVEVVNEKEVHFRVWERGSGITQACGTGACAAVVSSVLNDKVERDAPVVVHLAGGDLTIEWKSDGDVFMKGEAKTVCKGEYYY, from the coding sequence ATGAAAAAGTTTAACTTCACAAAAATGCATGCACTAGGAAATAACTATATTTATATTGATATGTTCAAAGAACAAATCGAAGAAGAGAGATTAGCATCACTTGCAGTAAGCGTATCTGATATTCATAAAGGCATTGGATCTGATGGAATGATTTTAATTTGTCCTTCAGAGGTAGCTCCTGTAAAAATGCGTATTTTTAATAACGATGGTTCAGAAGGAAGAAACTGTGGGAACGGTCTGCGCTGTGTTGCTAAATATGCCTATGAAAATGGAATTGTAGAGTCTGAACAATTTGCAATAGAGACGTTATCAGGAATTGTTCAAGCATATGTGCACATTGATAGAGGGATAGTTGAAGAAGTAACGATAAATATGGGAAAACCACGTTTATCAAGAGAACAAATCCCGATGAAAGGTGAAAGCGCAGAGAGCATTGTGAACGAAAAGGCTACCTTTGCCGGGCAAGAGTACAATATTACGGCTGTTTCAATGGGCAACCCTCACGTTATTTTCTATATCGATCATATTGAAAAAGCACCTCTTACAACACTTGGTCCTATCGTTGAAAAAGATGAACGTTTTCCAGAGGGAGTAAATGTAGAATTTGTAGAAGTTGTGAACGAGAAGGAAGTTCATTTCCGCGTATGGGAAAGAGGCTCAGGTATTACCCAAGCGTGTGGTACTGGAGCATGTGCCGCTGTTGTGTCATCTGTTTTAAATGATAAAGTAGAGCGGGATGCCCCTGTTGTTGTGCATCTAGCTGGGGGCGATTTAACAATTGAGTGGAAAAGTGATGGAGACGTGTTTATGAAAGGTGAAGCGAAAACCGTTTGCAAAGGTGAGTACTATTATTAA
- the thrB gene encoding homoserine kinase, translating to MLAMERFHITVPASTANLGPGFDSVGMALGKYLELTVEPAERWSFVPLTQEVALIPQGTDNMMYEVAKHVADKFDVSLPSARVEVKSNIPLARGLGSSASAIIAGIELANQLCELTLSNEEKIRIASLLEGHPDNVAPTVNGGIVVGCHTEAKTYTVSIVPKDVDVVVVIPNYELKTDDARNALPSQFSFKGAVEASAVSNVLTGALLIEDWKTVGEMMEQDSFHEPYREQFVPELSFVRRKAKDFGAFGTALSGAGPTVLCLVEKGRGEELAAALAPSLTHCLVESIQIDVNGVSVETATNEHA from the coding sequence ATGCTAGCAATGGAACGGTTTCATATTACCGTTCCAGCAAGCACGGCAAACCTTGGTCCAGGGTTTGATTCAGTTGGAATGGCCCTTGGAAAATATCTTGAGCTAACAGTTGAACCTGCTGAAAGATGGTCATTTGTCCCTCTTACTCAAGAGGTAGCGCTTATTCCTCAAGGAACAGATAACATGATGTATGAAGTAGCTAAGCATGTAGCAGACAAATTTGATGTCTCTCTTCCGAGTGCACGTGTTGAGGTGAAAAGTAATATCCCCCTTGCACGAGGCCTTGGGAGTAGTGCTTCCGCTATTATTGCAGGGATTGAACTTGCTAATCAGCTGTGCGAGCTGACTTTATCCAATGAAGAGAAAATCCGAATTGCAAGCCTTTTGGAAGGACATCCTGACAATGTGGCGCCAACTGTTAACGGAGGAATTGTCGTAGGCTGCCACACGGAAGCTAAGACATATACTGTTTCAATTGTGCCAAAAGATGTGGATGTTGTCGTTGTGATCCCGAATTATGAGCTTAAAACAGATGATGCTAGAAATGCGCTTCCTTCTCAATTTTCATTTAAGGGAGCTGTCGAAGCAAGTGCTGTAAGTAATGTATTAACAGGCGCATTACTTATTGAAGACTGGAAAACAGTTGGAGAGATGATGGAGCAAGATTCTTTTCATGAGCCATATCGAGAACAGTTTGTTCCCGAGCTCTCTTTTGTTCGTCGTAAAGCAAAAGACTTTGGAGCCTTTGGTACAGCTTTAAGTGGTGCAGGGCCAACAGTGCTTTGTTTAGTTGAAAAAGGTCGTGGAGAAGAGCTTGCGGCTGCTTTAGCTCCATCGCTCACTCACTGTCTTGTAGAATCAATTCAAATTGATGTAAACGGTGTTTCTGTAGAAACTGCCACAAATGAACATGCGTAA
- a CDS encoding YuzD family protein, translating into MSQKAVVNICVYGAEVICASCVNAPSSKDTFEWLKAALSRKYGQHCFDFIYVDINEQQSDREQTDMCKRILEEEFFYPLVTINGEIAGEGHIQLSHLHQKLQQLV; encoded by the coding sequence ATGTCTCAAAAAGCGGTCGTTAATATTTGTGTGTATGGAGCAGAAGTGATTTGTGCAAGTTGTGTAAATGCTCCCTCTTCAAAAGATACATTTGAATGGCTAAAAGCAGCTCTATCGCGTAAATATGGTCAGCATTGTTTTGATTTTATATATGTTGACATAAATGAGCAACAATCAGATAGAGAGCAAACGGATATGTGTAAGAGAATTCTAGAAGAAGAGTTTTTTTATCCGCTTGTTACAATAAACGGAGAAATTGCTGGAGAAGGACATATTCAGCTCTCGCATTTGCACCAAAAGCTTCAACAGTTAGTATAA
- the thrC gene encoding threonine synthase: MTWKGLLSEYREFLPVNENTPLLTLHEGNTPLIHLASLSEELGINLHVKFDGANPTGSFKDRGMVMAVAKAKEEGSKTVVCASTGNTSAAAAAYAARAGLRCIVVIPNGKIAMGKLAQAVMYGAEIIAIDGNFDEALKMVRKLSETTPLTLVNSVNPYRIEGQKTAAFEVCDALGVAPDVLAIPVGNAGNITAYWKGFNEYNDKKNTGLPRMHGFEAEGAAAIVQNKVIEQPETVATAIRIGNPASWNFAVEAAENSNGKIDYVTDEEILEAYHLIAKREGVFAEPASAASVAGVIKDLKAGKIKKGETVVAVLTGNGLKDPNVAIESNNFIPTVLPNDEEEVFQYIQGVVASC; encoded by the coding sequence ATGACATGGAAAGGTTTGTTAAGTGAGTATAGAGAATTTCTACCCGTAAATGAGAATACGCCATTATTAACACTTCATGAAGGAAATACGCCACTTATTCATCTAGCTTCTCTTTCAGAAGAACTTGGCATTAATTTACATGTGAAATTTGACGGAGCTAATCCAACAGGTTCTTTTAAAGATCGTGGAATGGTTATGGCTGTTGCGAAGGCGAAAGAAGAAGGAAGTAAAACAGTTGTATGTGCTTCAACAGGGAACACATCAGCAGCTGCAGCTGCATATGCAGCACGCGCTGGACTTCGTTGTATTGTTGTTATTCCAAATGGCAAGATTGCTATGGGGAAACTTGCGCAAGCTGTAATGTATGGAGCTGAGATTATCGCAATTGATGGAAACTTTGACGAAGCGCTTAAAATGGTACGTAAACTTAGCGAAACAACTCCATTAACGCTCGTAAACTCTGTAAATCCATATCGTATTGAAGGACAAAAAACAGCTGCTTTTGAGGTTTGTGATGCTTTAGGAGTAGCGCCTGATGTATTAGCTATCCCAGTTGGGAATGCAGGCAATATTACAGCATATTGGAAAGGTTTCAATGAATATAACGATAAGAAAAATACAGGGTTACCTCGTATGCACGGTTTTGAAGCAGAGGGAGCAGCAGCTATTGTTCAGAATAAAGTAATTGAACAACCAGAAACAGTTGCAACAGCTATTCGAATTGGAAATCCAGCAAGCTGGAATTTTGCAGTGGAAGCGGCAGAAAACTCAAATGGAAAAATTGATTATGTAACAGATGAAGAGATTTTAGAAGCTTACCATCTTATTGCTAAAAGAGAAGGTGTGTTTGCAGAGCCAGCTTCAGCAGCTTCTGTAGCAGGGGTTATTAAAGATTTAAAAGCAGGTAAAATTAAAAAAGGTGAGACAGTTGTTGCAGTGCTGACAGGTAACGGTTTGAAAGATCCTAACGTTGCCATTGAGTCTAACAATTTTATACCAACTGTTCTTCCAAATGATGAAGAAGAGGTATTTCAATATATCCAAGGAGTTGTCGCTTCATGCTAG
- a CDS encoding homoserine dehydrogenase, which translates to MTKKISVGLLGLGTVGSGVVKIVEEHQDKLQHQIGCPVEIKKALVRDLDKSRDTNLTKEKFTENVSDILHDPEIDVVIEVMGGVEETRDYLLTALQNKKHVVTANKDLMALYGSELLTVAADNKCDLFYEASVAGGIPILRGLVDGLSSDRITKMMGIVNGTTNFILTKMSNEGKAYDDVLAEAQKLGYAEADPTADVEGLDAARKMTILATLGFSMKVDLDDVKVEGITRVTEEDLQYSKQLGYTMKLIGYAHRDEEEIEVSVQPTLIANNHPLAGVNDEYNAVYVYGEAVGETMFYGPGAGSLPTATAVVSDLVGVMKNMRLGVNGSSAVAPQFPKQLKADEKVLSKYFLRLHVHDQVGAFSELTNLFSDQGVSLERIIQLPVKDSDLAEIVLVTHEASLGKYEKVLHAIEALPIVQEIKSSYRVEGDGSL; encoded by the coding sequence ATGACAAAAAAAATATCGGTCGGTTTATTAGGACTTGGAACAGTTGGATCAGGTGTTGTGAAAATTGTTGAAGAACATCAGGATAAGCTGCAGCATCAAATTGGATGTCCCGTTGAGATAAAAAAGGCATTAGTACGTGACCTTGATAAAAGCCGTGATACGAATTTAACGAAGGAAAAATTCACAGAGAACGTAAGTGATATTTTACATGACCCAGAAATCGATGTTGTAATTGAAGTAATGGGCGGAGTCGAGGAAACGCGTGATTACCTACTAACAGCACTTCAAAATAAAAAGCATGTTGTAACAGCAAATAAAGATTTAATGGCTTTATACGGTTCAGAATTGCTGACAGTAGCAGCTGATAACAAATGTGATTTATTTTACGAAGCAAGTGTTGCAGGAGGAATCCCAATTTTAAGAGGATTAGTTGATGGTCTTTCTTCAGATAGAATAACGAAGATGATGGGAATTGTGAACGGTACAACAAACTTCATTCTAACGAAAATGAGCAATGAAGGAAAAGCATATGATGACGTTCTAGCTGAAGCTCAAAAGCTTGGCTATGCAGAAGCAGACCCAACTGCAGATGTAGAAGGACTAGATGCAGCCCGTAAAATGACTATTTTAGCAACGCTTGGTTTTTCTATGAAAGTCGATCTTGATGATGTAAAGGTAGAAGGAATTACTAGAGTTACAGAGGAAGATTTACAGTATAGTAAACAACTAGGTTATACAATGAAGCTCATTGGTTATGCTCATCGAGACGAAGAAGAAATTGAAGTTAGTGTTCAACCAACATTGATTGCGAACAATCATCCATTAGCAGGAGTAAATGATGAGTATAACGCTGTCTATGTGTATGGGGAAGCTGTCGGGGAAACAATGTTTTATGGACCTGGAGCAGGTAGTTTACCAACAGCAACAGCAGTTGTATCAGATCTTGTTGGAGTAATGAAGAACATGAGACTTGGTGTGAACGGAAGCAGTGCAGTTGCTCCACAATTCCCGAAACAGCTTAAAGCAGACGAAAAAGTGCTTTCGAAATATTTCCTTCGTCTTCATGTCCATGATCAAGTTGGAGCATTCTCAGAGCTGACAAACTTGTTTTCAGATCAAGGAGTAAGTCTTGAAAGAATTATTCAGCTTCCTGTTAAAGACAGTGATCTAGCTGAAATTGTTCTTGTTACGCATGAAGCATCACTAGGAAAATATGAAAAAGTATTACATGCTATTGAAGCACTACCAATTGTTCAAGAAATAAAAAGCAGCTATAGAGTTGAAGGAGATGGATCGCTATGA
- a CDS encoding NAD(P)/FAD-dependent oxidoreductase: MKKFVILGGGYGGMRMLQRLLPNALPNDVEITLVDRAPYHSLKTEFYALAAGTISDQHVRVSFPDEPRLNIKYGTIVNIDLQNNLVHFEDESTLSYDDLVIGLGCEDKYHNVPGAPEHTYSIQSIDQSRATYQTLNNLPPHGVVSIVGAGLSGVELASELSESRPDLTIKLFDRGALILSAFPERLSNYVQKWFVENGVEIVSKANITKVEENKLYNHDEEIYSDAIVWTAGIQPSKVVRNLDVEKDPQGRVILTPHHNIPNNEHVYVLGDCASLPHAPSAQLAEGQAEQIVQVLLSRWKGEQPPELSTIKLKGVLGSLGKKHGFGLLAERPITGRVARLLKSGLLWMYKHHNG, encoded by the coding sequence ATGAAAAAGTTTGTTATTCTCGGTGGCGGTTACGGTGGTATGCGCATGCTTCAGCGCCTTCTTCCAAACGCATTGCCAAATGATGTTGAAATTACGCTTGTTGATCGAGCGCCTTATCATTCTCTAAAAACTGAGTTTTACGCGCTTGCAGCAGGGACAATTTCAGACCAGCATGTTCGCGTTTCCTTTCCTGATGAACCTCGTTTAAACATTAAATATGGAACAATTGTAAACATTGATCTTCAGAACAACCTCGTCCATTTTGAAGATGAAAGTACCCTTTCTTATGATGATCTTGTAATTGGCTTAGGCTGTGAAGACAAGTATCATAACGTCCCTGGAGCACCGGAACATACATATAGTATCCAATCCATTGATCAATCTCGAGCAACATATCAAACACTAAACAACCTTCCTCCACATGGCGTTGTATCGATTGTTGGTGCTGGTTTAAGCGGAGTTGAGCTTGCAAGTGAGCTAAGTGAAAGCAGACCAGATTTAACAATTAAACTTTTCGACCGTGGTGCCCTTATTTTATCCGCATTTCCTGAGCGTTTAAGTAACTATGTACAAAAATGGTTTGTAGAAAACGGAGTCGAAATTGTAAGTAAGGCAAATATTACAAAAGTAGAAGAAAACAAACTTTACAATCATGATGAAGAGATTTATAGTGATGCAATCGTCTGGACTGCAGGAATTCAGCCAAGTAAAGTTGTTCGTAACTTGGATGTAGAAAAAGACCCTCAAGGTCGTGTTATCCTCACTCCTCATCATAATATTCCAAACAATGAACATGTATATGTACTAGGTGACTGTGCAAGCCTTCCGCATGCCCCAAGTGCACAGCTTGCGGAAGGCCAAGCCGAACAGATTGTTCAAGTTCTTCTTTCTCGCTGGAAAGGTGAACAGCCTCCTGAACTCTCAACAATTAAGCTTAAAGGAGTGCTTGGCTCTCTTGGAAAGAAACACGGCTTTGGCTTACTTGCAGAGCGTCCTATTACAGGTCGTGTTGCTCGTCTCTTAAAGTCTGGTCTTCTTTGGATGTACAAACACCATAATGGATAA
- a CDS encoding YuiB family protein produces the protein MEMSVPILIISILLFFVLFFGIGFLLNMILRMSWVMAFIYPIIFLLIVDNLEMTQYIFQPLHSLTHVGNQVLALRLADIVILSSGFIGALCSGIAIRTLRSKGYRMF, from the coding sequence ATGGAAATGAGTGTTCCAATTTTAATAATTTCCATACTTTTATTTTTTGTACTTTTTTTTGGAATTGGCTTCTTGCTTAATATGATTTTAAGAATGTCATGGGTTATGGCTTTCATCTATCCCATTATTTTTCTTCTTATTGTTGATAACCTTGAAATGACTCAATATATCTTTCAGCCACTTCATTCATTAACACATGTAGGAAATCAAGTGCTTGCGCTTAGGCTAGCAGATATCGTTATCTTATCTTCTGGTTTTATAGGAGCCCTTTGTTCAGGAATTGCTATTCGAACACTTCGATCAAAAGGATATCGAATGTTTTAA
- a CDS encoding 3D domain-containing protein: MVKKIYIKRFIMGLLLCGALLTTFESITGRQVSSLFSSEQVSANSKEEKKNHVRESRVVNQLNQQIPTDVDEQTLEGSFDGSKYRKVKVTATGYTAGYESTGKEPTHPSYGITYSGVKVQRDMFSTIAADLTVFPIGTILFIPGYGYGVVADKGGAIKGKKLDLYYETVEDVYASWGKKLLDVYVVKEGKGTLTEKQLKVWNEDQTMKVFRQQYIDEKS, from the coding sequence ATGGTAAAAAAAATATATATTAAGCGATTCATCATGGGGCTACTTCTATGTGGAGCTCTCTTAACAACGTTCGAAAGTATAACAGGAAGGCAGGTCTCCTCTTTATTTTCAAGTGAACAAGTAAGTGCTAATTCTAAAGAAGAGAAAAAGAATCATGTAAGAGAAAGCAGGGTTGTGAATCAACTTAATCAACAAATTCCAACTGACGTTGATGAACAAACACTTGAAGGAAGCTTTGATGGGTCTAAATATAGAAAAGTCAAGGTTACAGCAACAGGATACACAGCAGGCTATGAATCAACAGGAAAAGAGCCAACACATCCGTCGTATGGAATTACATATTCAGGTGTTAAAGTACAAAGAGATATGTTTTCTACAATTGCAGCAGATTTGACTGTATTTCCAATTGGTACCATATTATTTATTCCAGGATATGGTTATGGGGTTGTGGCAGACAAGGGTGGAGCTATAAAAGGAAAAAAACTTGATTTATATTATGAAACAGTCGAAGACGTATATGCTTCATGGGGAAAGAAATTACTTGATGTTTATGTTGTAAAAGAAGGAAAGGGAACATTAACAGAAAAACAGCTGAAAGTATGGAATGAAGATCAAACAATGAAAGTATTCAGGCAGCAATATATTGATGAAAAGTCGTAG
- a CDS encoding divergent PAP2 family protein, whose product MDLLLNYPLISALIAIFFAQAVKVPLEFLATRKFDVRLAFSTGGMPSSHSAAVTSLATAVGISEGFSSPFFAISFVLAVIVMFDATGVRRHAGEQAIAINRLVEDWNTFMSEAKKWPKKEQQEKQQKLKELLGHQPIEVFFGALTGIIIAIIMYGIYNL is encoded by the coding sequence ATGGATTTATTATTGAATTATCCGCTCATTAGTGCCCTTATTGCCATCTTCTTCGCTCAAGCCGTTAAAGTTCCATTAGAGTTTCTTGCAACAAGGAAATTTGATGTACGCCTTGCTTTTAGTACGGGTGGCATGCCTAGTTCACATTCAGCAGCTGTTACATCCCTTGCAACAGCTGTTGGCATTAGCGAAGGTTTTTCTTCTCCCTTTTTTGCTATCTCTTTTGTACTGGCTGTAATCGTTATGTTTGATGCAACAGGAGTCCGCAGACATGCAGGAGAGCAAGCTATTGCTATTAACCGACTTGTGGAAGATTGGAACACATTTATGTCTGAAGCTAAGAAATGGCCTAAAAAAGAACAGCAAGAAAAACAACAAAAGCTAAAAGAATTGTTAGGTCATCAACCAATTGAAGTTTTCTTTGGGGCTTTAACAGGAATTATTATCGCTATCATTATGTACGGTATTTATAATTTATAA
- the yutH gene encoding spore coat putative kinase YutH, whose product MQQAIYEMYGIQPTSFSDTFGYDGFSQGHLLYTIIPASSFSEEEARELFEMGQHLIAKGDKEAGLFLQNKEGKLISEWQDEKFMLCRHMAHSNKSFSTLGEELALFHERGKMMYGGQEKIHRSRFGNWKELWATRHDQMEKFWILKVRDHPNDEMDKRLIESFPYYSGLTENAIQYLVDTEIDDLPRAFDTATVCHHRFTKEIWSAERFVKFPMDWVYDHPSRDLSEYIRTIHFQEQETFQASMYAFLEKYERKTPLSSFAWRLLYARLLCPLHYFEVVEGFYSTNNEDLKEQYRKELEDMLHTSGNYESFLGEFYRLLGISTKRYYIPEIPWLSS is encoded by the coding sequence TTGCAACAAGCAATTTATGAAATGTATGGAATTCAACCTACTTCTTTCTCGGATACATTTGGATATGACGGTTTTTCGCAAGGACATCTTTTATATACAATTATTCCTGCTTCCTCATTTAGTGAAGAAGAAGCAAGGGAACTTTTTGAAATGGGTCAGCATTTAATTGCTAAAGGAGACAAAGAAGCAGGCTTATTTCTTCAAAATAAAGAAGGAAAGCTTATTTCTGAATGGCAAGATGAAAAATTTATGCTTTGCCGTCATATGGCTCATTCAAACAAATCCTTTTCCACTTTAGGAGAAGAACTTGCTTTGTTTCATGAGCGAGGAAAGATGATGTATGGTGGTCAAGAAAAAATTCATCGCAGCAGGTTTGGAAATTGGAAAGAGCTCTGGGCAACAAGACACGATCAAATGGAGAAATTTTGGATTTTAAAGGTGCGCGATCATCCAAATGATGAAATGGATAAAAGATTAATTGAATCTTTTCCTTATTATTCAGGTCTTACTGAAAATGCAATTCAATATTTAGTAGATACAGAAATTGATGATCTTCCCCGAGCATTTGATACAGCAACTGTTTGTCATCATCGTTTTACAAAAGAGATATGGAGCGCAGAGAGATTTGTGAAATTCCCAATGGACTGGGTTTATGACCATCCAAGTAGAGATCTCAGTGAATACATTCGCACTATTCATTTTCAAGAACAAGAAACGTTCCAAGCCAGCATGTACGCCTTTTTAGAAAAGTATGAGCGTAAAACGCCTCTCTCGTCCTTTGCTTGGCGTCTTCTTTACGCAAGACTTCTATGTCCACTGCATTATTTTGAGGTAGTTGAAGGCTTTTATAGCACGAATAACGAAGATTTAAAAGAACAGTACAGAAAAGAACTGGAAGATATGCTCCATACATCAGGAAACTATGAATCTTTTTTAGGAGAATTTTATCGCTTACTAGGAATTTCTACAAAGCGCTATTATATCCCCGAAATTCCTTGGCTATCTTCTTAA
- a CDS encoding YuiA family protein codes for MICDHCKGHGFLTLLVGGTEQCLFCEGEGIVELIEKKKSEEE; via the coding sequence ATGATTTGCGATCATTGTAAAGGCCATGGTTTCTTAACTCTCCTTGTGGGCGGAACAGAACAATGTTTGTTTTGTGAAGGAGAAGGAATTGTAGAATTAATAGAGAAAAAGAAAAGTGAAGAAGAATAA
- a CDS encoding NAD(P)/FAD-dependent oxidoreductase, with amino-acid sequence MKKPKVVVLGAGYGGIMTTIHLQKQLGVNEAEITLINKNDYHYETTWLHEVSAGTLHHDRARVSVTDLINKNKVTFMKNTVTDINIEQKKVILKNNQEIEYDYLVIALGYESETFGIKGLKEHAFSISNINTARQIREHLDYTFATYNNLEERPEGMMTIIVGGAGFTGIEFVAEIANRVPKLCKEFDIPRDTVRIICVEAAPTALPGFDPQLIEYAVTQLERKGVEFKIGTMIKECTPEGIIVSKDDQTEEIKSQTVVWAAGVRGSHIIEKTGIENNRCRVKVGPDLRAPGAEGVFIVGDCSLVINDETDKPYPPTAQVAMQQGPVAAKNITTLIKGGTDLQTFKPDLKGTVCSLGHDDAIGVVFGRKLFGTSASAMKKVVDNRALFLEGGPGLLLKKGKFNFF; translated from the coding sequence ATGAAGAAGCCTAAAGTTGTTGTTCTAGGTGCTGGATATGGCGGCATTATGACGACGATTCACTTACAAAAACAGCTAGGCGTCAATGAAGCTGAAATCACTTTAATTAATAAAAATGACTATCATTATGAAACAACATGGCTACATGAAGTTTCAGCTGGGACGCTTCATCACGATCGTGCTCGTGTTAGCGTGACAGACTTAATTAATAAAAACAAAGTAACATTTATGAAAAATACGGTTACAGATATTAATATCGAACAAAAGAAGGTTATACTCAAAAACAATCAAGAAATAGAGTATGACTATCTTGTAATCGCACTTGGATATGAGTCTGAAACATTTGGTATTAAAGGGTTAAAAGAACATGCCTTTTCTATTTCTAATATTAATACTGCTCGTCAAATCCGTGAACATCTTGACTATACTTTTGCAACATACAATAATTTGGAAGAAAGACCAGAAGGTATGATGACTATCATTGTAGGAGGAGCAGGATTCACAGGCATTGAGTTTGTAGCAGAGATAGCAAATAGAGTGCCGAAGCTCTGTAAGGAGTTTGACATTCCTCGTGATACAGTTCGTATTATCTGCGTAGAAGCAGCTCCAACGGCTCTTCCAGGTTTTGATCCACAGCTTATCGAATATGCTGTAACACAGCTTGAGCGTAAAGGTGTCGAGTTTAAGATTGGAACGATGATTAAAGAATGTACACCAGAGGGAATCATTGTTTCTAAAGATGATCAAACAGAAGAAATCAAATCGCAAACAGTTGTATGGGCAGCTGGGGTGCGTGGTAGCCATATTATTGAAAAAACAGGCATTGAAAATAATCGATGTCGTGTGAAAGTTGGTCCAGATTTACGTGCTCCAGGAGCTGAGGGTGTATTTATTGTTGGAGATTGCTCACTTGTTATTAATGATGAAACAGACAAACCTTACCCACCAACAGCACAAGTTGCTATGCAGCAAGGACCTGTTGCTGCGAAAAATATTACGACTCTTATCAAAGGGGGTACAGACCTTCAAACTTTTAAGCCAGACTTAAAAGGTACAGTATGCTCTTTAGGTCACGATGATGCTATTGGAGTTGTGTTTGGGCGTAAGTTATTTGGAACAAGTGCTTCAGCAATGAAAAAAGTCGTTGATAATAGAGCGCTATTCCTTGAAGGAGGACCAGGACTCTTGCTTAAAAAAGGAAAATTTAACTTCTTTTAA
- a CDS encoding YuzB family protein: MIKPIVEFCISNLANGSQKALEELEKDPDFDVIEYGCLGYCGQCAHSLYAMVNGEVVEAESPEELVKNVYTFIEENPMF; this comes from the coding sequence ATGATTAAACCAATTGTAGAATTTTGCATTAGTAATTTAGCAAACGGTTCTCAAAAGGCATTAGAGGAACTTGAAAAAGATCCAGACTTCGATGTTATTGAATATGGTTGTTTAGGGTACTGTGGACAATGTGCACATTCTTTATATGCGATGGTGAATGGAGAAGTAGTTGAAGCTGAATCTCCAGAAGAACTTGTGAAAAATGTGTATACGTTTATAGAAGAAAATCCAATGTTTTAA